One Brassica napus cultivar Da-Ae chromosome C2, Da-Ae, whole genome shotgun sequence DNA window includes the following coding sequences:
- the LOC106396879 gene encoding U-box domain-containing protein 7, with product MDVTELEENLFAASDAKLHGDMCKELSGVLCKVLSIFPSLEGARPRSKSGIQALCSLHIALEKAKNILQHCSESSKLYLAITGDAVLLKFEKAKVSLINSLKRVEDIVPSSIGSQILEIVGELENTRFLLDPSEKEVGDQIIALLQQGKKSDNCNDNTELEIFHKAATRLSITSSRVALAERRALKKLIDRARAEEDKRKESIVAYLLHLMRKCSKLFRSEILDENDSSQGSAPCSPTVQEDNGSVHGFGRQLSRFGSMNFKPINSPRSGQMPVPPEELRCPISLQLMCDPVIIASGQTYERVCIEKWFSDGHNTCPKTQQQLPHLSLTPNNCVKGLIASWCEQNGTQIPSGPPESLDLDYWTLALSGSECTNSKSVNSIGSCNMKGIQNVTTIVEQQYTEESFVSDNDDDDDKEDSDMNVLERYQDLLAILNEEEDLDKKGKVVEKVRLLLKDDEEARIFMGANGFVEALLRFLGSAVDENNAAAQERGAMALFNLAVNNNRNKELMLTSGVIPLLEKMISSSESHGPATALYLNLSCLEEAKPVIGSSQAVPFLVHILQGEAENQCKLDALHAIYNLSTYPPNISALLSSNIIKTLQGLLASTVEHLWIDKSLAILLNLASSQQGKDEAVSSQGMISSLATVLDMGDTTQQEQAVSCLLILCNGRESCIQMVLQEGVIPSLVSISVNGTTRGREKSQKLLMLFREQRQQRDQPSPKRDEEPPSQKEAPRKSMSAPMYVHESSAQPSDSGPEFEPRVLSKSMSRRKSLARPFSFFWKKSYSTRQ from the exons ATGGATGTGACCGAGCTAGAAGAGAATCTATTCGCTGCCAGCGATGCCAAG TTACATGGAGATATGTGCAAGGAACTATCAGGAGTTCTCTGCAAGGTACTCTCAATCTTCCCATCGTTGGAAGGAGCAAGACCTCGCAGTAAATCAGGGATTCAGGCCTTATGCTCTTTACATATTGCACTTGAGAAGGCAAAGAATATTCTTCAGCACTGTTCTGAGTCTAGTAAGCTTTACTTG GCCATTACAGGGGATGCTGTCCttttaaagtttgagaaagCCAAAGTTTCTCTCATCAACAGTCTTAAACGTGTGGAAGACATTGTTCCTAGCTCTATTGGGTCTCAG attttggaaATAGTTGGTGAACTAGAGAACACTAGGTTCTTGCTTGATCCATCAGAGAAGGAAGTGGGTGATCAGATCATTGCTCTGCTCCAGCAAGGGAAAAAATCGGACAACTGTAATGACAACACAGAGCTTGAGATTTTCCACAAGGCGGCTACAAGACTCAGCATCACTTCTTCCAGAGTGGCTCTGGCGGAAAGACGGGCTCTAAAGAAGCTCATCGACAGGGCACGCGCAGAGGAGGACAAGCGTAAGGAATCAATCGTGGCTTATCTTTTGCATCTTATGAGAAAATGCTCAAAGCTATTCAGAAGTGAGATCTTGGATGAGAATGACTCCTCTCAGGGCTCAGCACCATGTTCTCCCACTGTTCAAGAAGATAATGGGAGTGTTCATGGGTTTGGTCGTCAGCTTTCTAGGTTTGGTTCTATGAACTTTAAGCCCATCAACAGCCCCAGATCAGGACAGATGCCTGTTCCACCTGAAGAACTGAGATGCCCTATATCTCTGCAGCTTATGTGTGATCCTGTCATTATTGCTTCAGGGCAGACTTATGAACGGGTTTGTATTGAGAAATGGTTTAGTGATGGGCACAACACTTGCCCAAAGACTCAGCAGCAGCTCCCACATCTCTCCTTAACTCCCAATAACTGTGTTAAAGGTCTTATTGCGAGCTGGTGTGAACAGAATGGAACCCAAATCCCAAGCGGACCGCCGGAGTCTCTAGACCTCGACTACTGGACTCTAGCTCTCTCTGGCTCCGAGTGCACAAACTCAAAGTCAGTAAACAGTATAGGCTCTTGTAACATGAAGGGCATACAAAATGTTACTACTATTGTGGAACAACAATACACAGAAGAAAGTTTTGTGtctgataatgatgatgatgatgataaggaGGATTCTGACATGAATGTGCTTGAGAGATATCAAGatctattggctatcttaaaCGAAGAGGAGGACTTGGATAAAAAAGGAAAGGTTGTGGAAAAGGTCAGGCTATTGCTGAAGGATGATGAAGAGGCCAGGATCTTCATGGGAGCAAATGGGTTTGTTGAAGCTTTGTTGAGATTCTTAGGATCGGCTGTAGATGAGAATAATGCGGCAGCGCAGGAAAGAGGAGCTATGGCTTTGTTCAACTTAGCCGTCAACAATAATAG GAACAAAGAGTTGATGTTAACTTCTGGGGTTATTCCACTGTTGGAGAAAATGATCTCTTCTTCTGAGTCACATGGTCCAGCAACTGCGCTGTATCTGAATCTTTCATGTCTTGAAGAAGCCAAGCCCGTGATAGGTTCAAGCCAAGCAGTGCCTTTCCTTGTCCATATTCTTCAAGGGGAAGCCGAAAACCAATGCAAGCTCGATGCTCTTCACGCGATCTACAACCTGTCCACATATCCTCCCAACATCTCTGCCCTCCTTTCATCCAACATCATCAAAACCCTCCAAGGCCTTCTCGCATCAACAGTTGAACATTTGTGGATCGACAAGTCATTAGCCATATTACTAAACCTTGCTTCGAGCCAACAGGGCAAAGATGAGGCGGTGTCATCACAAGGCATGATCAGCAGTCTAGCAACAGTGCTAGACATGGGTGACACAACACAGCAAGAGCAAGCTGTTTCATGTCTTTTGATTCTATGCAACGGAAGAGAGTCTTGTATCCAGATGGTGCTACAAGAAGGTGTGATACCATCTTTAGTGTCGATCTCAGTGAACGGGACTACGCGAGGCAGAGAGAAGTCTCAGAAGCTTCTAATGCTGTTCAGAGAACAGCGGCAGCAACGGGACCAGCCATCACCGAAGAGAGATGAGGAGCCGCCATCACAGAAGGAAGCTCCCAGGAAATCTATGTCGGCACCAATGTATGTCCATGAATCATCAGCTCAACCTTCAGATTCAGGTCCGGAATTTGAACCAAGAGTCTTGTCGAAATCGATGTCTAGAAGAAAGTCTTTGGCGAGGCCGTTTAGTTTCTTCTGGAAGAAAAGCTACTCGACTCGCCAGTGA
- the LOC106395279 gene encoding uncharacterized protein LOC106395279 gives MEQTARKIPRPRPLETCGATILSMSRVLYTRTKTPNNPASFLVQKLFQLLFFFASMTSPFRRHLLAILSVADDHILAIEAYFPSTTFFFHKISGLLTAAESLPMKLDAFLEKLPGMMNRAAWVDMILVQALCWVDSLVNVLGHWRDKNKGTNEKEITVDSSFSRTGSMSEEEMKLENDGKRVSYKEALQRGSSGEDGGGSTGRSSSNQGDPILDLFENGWIQKPMKRSSRSADSLTCSRSDSYETTT, from the exons ATG GAACAAACAGCGAGAAAGATACCACGACCTCGGCCTCTTGAGACCTGTGGTGCTACCATACTCTCCATGTCTCGCGTCCTTTACACAAGAACCAAGACTCCGAACAATCCAGCCTCCTTCCTCGTGCAGAAACTCTTCCAACTCCTTTTCTTCTTCGCCTCCATGACAAGTCCCTTCCGTCGCCACCTTCTCGCAATCCTCTCCGTAGCCGACGACCACATCCTCGCAATCGAGGCTTACTTCCCTTCAACCACCTTCTTCTTCCACAAGATCTCCGGTTTGCTAACCGCAGCAGAGTCCCTGCCTATGAAACTCGACGCGTTTCTTGAGAAACTTCCAGGAATGATGAACAGAGCCGCGTGGGTGGACATGATCCTGGTTCAAGCACTTTGTTGGGTTGATTCTCTTGTGAACGTGTTAGGCCATTGGAGGGATAAGAACAAGGGGACAAATGAGAAAGAGATCACGGTGGATAGCAGTTTTAGCAGAACAGGATCAATGTCTGAAGAAGAGATGAAACTGGAGAATGATGGGAAAAGAGTGAGTTACAAGGAGGCGTTACAGAGAGGAAGCAGCGGTGAAGATGGTGGAGGAAGCACCGGTCGCAGCAGCAGCAACCAGGGAGATCCTATCTTGGATCTGTTTGAGAACGGTTGGATCCAGAAGCCCATGAAAAGAAGTAGTCGAAGCGCTGATTCGCTCACATGCTCTCGTTCTGATTCCTACGAGACCACCACCTGA